A stretch of Paracoccus sp. MA DNA encodes these proteins:
- the purU gene encoding formyltetrahydrofolate deformylase, protein MKKYTLTVACPSTRGIVATVAGFLAEHGCNITDSSQFDDTETGRFFMRVSFVSEEGVGLEELRAGLAEPAKPFGMDYAIHDEAEKMKVVIMVSRFGHCLNDLLYRWRIGALPIDIVAVISNHMDYQKVVVNHDIPFHCIKVTKEKKPQAEAQLMAVVEDSGAELVVLARYMQVLSDALCKKMSGRIINIHHSFLPSFKGANPYKQAFERGVKLIGATSHYVTADLDEGPIIEQDIIRVTHAQSPEDYVSLGRDVESQVLARAIHAHIHRRVFLNGNKTVVFPASPGSYASERMG, encoded by the coding sequence ATGAAGAAATACACGCTGACGGTCGCCTGCCCCTCGACCCGCGGCATCGTCGCCACCGTGGCCGGCTTCCTGGCCGAGCACGGCTGCAACATCACCGACAGCTCGCAATTCGACGATACCGAGACCGGGCGCTTCTTCATGCGCGTCAGCTTCGTCTCCGAGGAGGGCGTGGGGCTGGAGGAATTGCGCGCCGGGCTGGCCGAGCCGGCCAAGCCCTTCGGCATGGACTATGCCATCCATGACGAGGCCGAGAAGATGAAGGTGGTGATCATGGTCAGCCGCTTCGGGCATTGCCTGAACGACCTTCTGTATCGCTGGCGCATCGGGGCCTTGCCGATCGACATCGTGGCGGTGATCAGCAATCACATGGACTATCAGAAGGTGGTGGTGAACCACGACATCCCCTTCCACTGCATCAAGGTCACCAAGGAGAAAAAGCCGCAGGCCGAGGCGCAGCTGATGGCGGTGGTCGAGGATTCCGGCGCCGAGCTGGTGGTGCTGGCGCGCTACATGCAGGTGCTGTCGGATGCGCTGTGCAAGAAGATGTCGGGGCGGATCATCAACATCCACCATTCCTTCCTGCCGAGCTTCAAGGGCGCCAACCCCTACAAGCAGGCTTTCGAGCGCGGGGTGAAGCTGATCGGCGCGACCAGCCATTACGTGACCGCGGATCTCGACGAGGGCCCGATCATCGAGCAGGACATCATCCGGGTGACGCATGCGCAATCGCCCGAGGACTATGTCAGCCTCGGCCGCGACGTGGAAAGCCAGGTTCTGGCCCGCGCCATCCACGCCCATATCCACCGCCGGGTGTTCCTCAACGGCAACAAGACCGTCGTCTTCCCGGCGTCTCCGGGAAGCTACGCATCCGAGAGGATGGGCTGA
- the folD gene encoding bifunctional methylenetetrahydrofolate dehydrogenase/methenyltetrahydrofolate cyclohydrolase FolD — protein sequence MGAAIIDGKAFAAGVRARVAGHVGRLQAAHGVVPGLAVVLVGEDPASQVYVRNKGIQTREAGMASFEHKLPAETAQAELLALIEGLNADPAVHGILVQLPLPAHMDADAVINAIDPAKDVDGFHISNVGLLGTGQKSMVPCTPLGCLMLLRDRLGDLAGLNAVVVGRSNIVGKPMAQLLLGDSCTVTIAHSRTKDLAGLCRTADILVAAVGRPRMIRGDWIRPGATVIDVGINRIAEEGRSRLVGDVDFEAAAQVAGAITPVPGGVGPMTIACLLANTLTACCRANGWPEPEGLTA from the coding sequence ATGGGAGCAGCGATCATCGACGGCAAGGCTTTTGCGGCCGGGGTTCGGGCGCGGGTTGCCGGGCATGTGGGGCGGCTGCAGGCCGCGCACGGGGTGGTGCCGGGCCTGGCGGTGGTGCTGGTGGGCGAGGATCCGGCCAGCCAGGTCTATGTCAGGAACAAGGGCATCCAGACCCGCGAGGCCGGCATGGCGAGCTTCGAGCACAAGCTGCCGGCCGAGACCGCGCAGGCGGAACTGCTGGCGCTGATCGAAGGGCTGAATGCCGATCCGGCGGTGCACGGCATCCTGGTGCAGCTGCCGCTGCCCGCGCATATGGACGCCGATGCGGTGATCAACGCCATCGATCCCGCGAAGGACGTGGACGGGTTCCATATCTCGAATGTCGGGCTGCTGGGGACCGGGCAGAAGAGCATGGTGCCCTGCACGCCTCTGGGCTGCCTGATGCTGTTGCGCGACCGGCTGGGCGATCTGGCCGGGCTGAACGCGGTGGTGGTGGGGCGCTCGAACATCGTCGGCAAGCCGATGGCGCAGCTGCTGCTGGGGGACAGCTGCACGGTGACCATCGCGCATTCGCGCACGAAGGACCTGGCCGGCCTGTGCCGGACGGCCGATATCCTGGTCGCGGCGGTGGGCCGGCCGCGGATGATCCGCGGCGACTGGATCAGGCCGGGGGCGACGGTGATCGACGTGGGCATCAACCGCATCGCGGAGGAGGGCCGCTCGCGGCTGGTCGGCGACGTGGATTTCGAGGCTGCCGCGCAGGTCGCCGGCGCCATCACCCCGGTGCCGGGGGGCGTCGGGCCGATGACCATCGCCTGCCTGCTGGCGAATACGCTGACCGCCTGCTGCCGGGCCAATGGCTGGCCCGAGCCCGAGGGCCTGACCGCCTGA
- the glpK gene encoding glycerol kinase GlpK, whose translation MTHILAIDQGTTSSRAILFDAGLRAVAGAQHEFPQHFPSSGWVEHDASDLWVSVAGVARAAVEKAGLHAGDIAAIGITNQRETTLLWDRRTGRPLHRAIVWQDRRTAALCDRLRAEGHEPMIAARTGLLLDPYFSGSKLKWLLDNIDGARDRARRGELAFGTVDSWLIWNLTGGRTHATDATNAARTLLFNIAENRWDAEICALFDIPMQLLPEVRDCAADFGMARADLFGREIPILGVAGDQQAATVGQACFAPGMMKATYGTGCFALLNTGEEMVASKNRLLTTIAYRLGGRTSYALEGSIFVAGAVVQWLRDGLGIIRSAAETQGLAEAADPGQELVLVPAFTGLGAPYWRPDCRGAVFGLTRNSGPAELARAALESVGFQTRDLWEAMRADWPGAAAGVLRVDGGMAASDWTMRFLADILGAPVDRPRVTETTALGAGYLAGLQAGLCPPPEDFARAWALERRFEPAMAEDEREARYARWKSAVEATMGVA comes from the coding sequence ATGACCCATATTCTTGCCATAGATCAGGGCACCACGTCCTCGCGCGCGATCCTGTTCGATGCGGGGCTGCGCGCGGTGGCAGGCGCCCAGCACGAATTCCCGCAGCATTTCCCGTCTTCCGGCTGGGTCGAGCACGATGCTTCGGATCTTTGGGTCAGCGTTGCGGGGGTTGCGCGGGCGGCGGTGGAGAAGGCCGGGCTGCATGCCGGCGACATCGCCGCCATCGGCATCACCAACCAGCGCGAGACCACGCTCCTCTGGGACCGCAGGACCGGCCGGCCGCTGCACCGCGCCATCGTCTGGCAGGACCGCCGCACCGCCGCCCTTTGCGACCGGCTCAGGGCCGAGGGGCACGAGCCGATGATCGCCGCCCGCACCGGGCTGCTGCTCGACCCGTATTTCTCGGGCTCGAAGCTGAAATGGCTGCTGGACAATATCGACGGCGCCCGGGATCGCGCCCGGCGCGGCGAGCTGGCCTTCGGCACCGTGGACAGCTGGCTGATCTGGAACCTGACCGGGGGCCGCACCCATGCCACCGACGCCACCAATGCCGCCCGCACCCTGCTTTTCAACATCGCCGAGAACCGCTGGGACGCCGAGATCTGCGCGCTTTTCGACATCCCCATGCAGCTTCTGCCCGAGGTGCGCGACTGCGCCGCCGATTTCGGCATGGCGCGGGCCGACCTGTTCGGGCGCGAGATCCCGATCCTCGGCGTCGCCGGCGACCAGCAGGCGGCGACGGTGGGCCAGGCCTGTTTCGCGCCCGGGATGATGAAAGCGACCTATGGCACCGGCTGCTTCGCGCTGCTGAACACCGGGGAGGAGATGGTGGCCTCGAAAAACCGGCTGCTGACCACCATCGCCTACCGGCTGGGGGGCCGGACGAGCTATGCGCTGGAGGGCTCGATCTTCGTGGCCGGGGCGGTGGTGCAATGGCTGCGCGACGGGCTGGGGATCATCCGTTCGGCGGCCGAGACGCAGGGTCTGGCCGAGGCGGCGGATCCGGGGCAGGAGCTGGTGCTGGTGCCGGCCTTCACCGGGCTGGGGGCGCCCTATTGGCGGCCGGACTGCCGGGGCGCGGTGTTCGGGCTGACGCGGAACTCGGGCCCGGCGGAGCTGGCGCGGGCGGCGCTGGAGAGCGTGGGCTTCCAGACCCGCGACCTGTGGGAGGCGATGCGGGCGGACTGGCCGGGCGCCGCTGCGGGGGTGCTGCGGGTGGATGGCGGCATGGCGGCGAGCGACTGGACGATGCGGTTCCTGGCCGACATCCTGGGCGCGCCGGTGGACCGTCCGCGGGTGACCGAGACGACGGCGCTTGGCGCGGGCTATCTGGCGGGGCTGCAGGCGGGTCTGTGCCCGCCGCCCGAGGATTTCGCCCGCGCCTGGGCCTTGGAGCGCCGCTTCGAGCCCGCCATGGCCGAGGACGAGCGCGAGGCCCGATACGCAAGGTGGAAAAGCGCCGTGGAAGCGACGATGGGGGTGGCATGA
- a CDS encoding SulP family inorganic anion transporter has protein sequence MNQQASAAPGFAPLFTPKLITVLREGYGAAQLRADALAGLTVAIVALPLSMAIAIASGASPAQGLYTAIVGGFLVSALGGSRYQIGGPAGAFIVLVAGIVAQHGMSGLILATFLSGLMLVAIGLLRLGTFIKFIPFPVTVGFTAGIAVIIFTSQLKEIFGLSLAHEPGELVEKIPALWQARASLSPAALGIALGTIAVILGLKRARPHWPGMLIAVALAAGFTAATGADVATIGSRFGGIPSTLPAPALPELSLDRVLTLLPAALSLTLLGAIESLLSAVVADGMTGRRHRSNCELVAQGVANMGSALFGGICVTGTIARTATNVRAGAHGPVAGMLHALFLLGFMLLAAPLASYIPLAALAGVLAVVAWNMIEKPAIAILLRSGWGEAAVLLVTFGLTIFRDLTEAIVVGLALGSVLFIQRMSQAVGVEALVGADTADSAQPRPDQPQPRDVVVYRISGALFFGATASIGSVLDRIQDGFRVLVVDFSAVPFLDSTGANMIEGLAHKAQRRGIALWLTGTSRDIRRVLLTHGLRRPLARYAPTVEEALRRRHGS, from the coding sequence ATGAACCAGCAGGCAAGCGCGGCGCCCGGATTTGCGCCGCTGTTCACCCCGAAACTGATCACCGTCCTGCGCGAGGGCTATGGCGCGGCCCAACTGCGCGCCGATGCCCTGGCCGGGCTGACCGTCGCCATCGTGGCGCTGCCCCTGTCGATGGCCATCGCCATCGCCTCCGGCGCCTCGCCGGCGCAGGGGCTCTATACCGCCATCGTCGGCGGCTTCCTGGTCTCGGCGCTTGGCGGCTCGCGCTACCAGATCGGCGGGCCGGCGGGGGCCTTCATCGTGCTGGTCGCCGGCATCGTGGCGCAGCACGGCATGTCGGGGCTGATCCTGGCGACCTTCCTGTCGGGGCTGATGCTGGTCGCCATCGGGCTGCTCAGGCTGGGCACCTTCATCAAGTTCATCCCCTTTCCGGTGACGGTCGGCTTCACCGCCGGCATCGCGGTGATCATCTTCACCAGCCAGCTGAAGGAGATCTTCGGCCTGTCCCTGGCCCATGAGCCGGGCGAGCTGGTGGAAAAGATCCCCGCCCTCTGGCAAGCCCGCGCCAGCCTGTCCCCCGCCGCGCTGGGGATCGCGCTGGGAACGATCGCGGTGATCCTGGGGCTGAAGCGCGCCCGGCCGCACTGGCCCGGCATGCTGATCGCCGTGGCGCTGGCGGCGGGCTTCACCGCGGCGACGGGGGCGGATGTCGCGACCATCGGCAGCCGCTTCGGCGGCATCCCCTCGACCCTGCCCGCCCCGGCGCTGCCGGAGCTGTCGCTGGACAGGGTGCTGACGCTCTTGCCCGCCGCCCTGTCGCTGACGCTGCTCGGCGCCATCGAATCGCTGCTTTCGGCGGTGGTCGCGGATGGCATGACCGGCCGCCGCCACCGCTCGAATTGCGAGTTGGTGGCGCAGGGCGTGGCCAATATGGGCTCGGCGCTGTTCGGCGGCATCTGCGTCACTGGCACCATCGCGCGGACGGCGACCAATGTGCGCGCGGGGGCGCATGGGCCGGTGGCGGGGATGCTGCATGCGCTGTTCCTGCTGGGCTTCATGCTGCTGGCGGCACCGCTGGCGTCTTATATCCCGCTGGCGGCGCTGGCCGGCGTGCTGGCAGTGGTGGCCTGGAACATGATCGAGAAACCCGCCATCGCCATCCTGCTGCGCTCGGGCTGGGGCGAGGCGGCGGTGCTGCTGGTCACCTTCGGGCTGACGATCTTCCGCGACCTGACCGAGGCCATCGTGGTGGGCCTGGCGCTCGGCTCGGTGCTGTTCATCCAGCGCATGAGCCAGGCCGTGGGGGTCGAGGCGCTGGTCGGCGCCGACACGGCCGACAGCGCCCAGCCGCGCCCGGACCAGCCGCAGCCGCGCGACGTGGTGGTCTATCGCATCTCGGGAGCACTGTTCTTCGGCGCCACGGCCTCGATCGGCTCGGTCCTGGATCGCATCCAGGACGGGTTCCGGGTGCTGGTGGTGGATTTCAGCGCCGTGCCCTTCCTGGATTCCACCGGCGCCAACATGATCGAGGGACTGGCGCACAAGGCGCAGCGCCGCGGCATCGCGCTGTGGCTGACCGGCACCAGCCGCGACATCCGCCGGGTGCTGCTGACGCATGGGCTGCGCCGTCCGCTGGCGCGCTATGCGCCGACGGTCGAGGAGGCGCTGCGCCGGCGTCACGGGTCATAG
- a CDS encoding patatin-like protein: protein MDERITGEVRFAVVLYGGVSLAIYMNGIAQELLRMVRGSSALPEDALDEGEKIYRRLSRELARPGEGRRRFVIDIISGTSAGGINGVALAKALVVGASNIDVLRDAWTNEADIGKLLNDRSGLSGKLQPVESLLDGGHMFKMLHDTLGRLTGDGKALTESMDLFVTATDLQGRYAPIHLTGARLDERVHRSVFHFAFDGSDKEVRRNDFAPGNEAMLAFAARCTSSFPVAFPPMRYADMPASAQDPGHRRFFGHDPDYSGRLFADGGYLDNRPFSHAIELIPFRPTTLPGARKLLFIDPFPDAGPQPDRPSGRVDFLQNARLALTGLPRYEVIRDDIRAVARMNRRLERLGTLQARWRRDQERVEAAGRVMCQKRKPDDLDQMDLADLMTGEHEYPQNYPLYHHLRVYGTTDRLTEIVAGLAGHEPESDVALYLRQILRAWRDANFSAYRDGSRETENAFLSRHDLDFRLRRLIHLRAHVDEALDRRKRIEGDEVARGMPPAQLVRLREKIEAELAELRRLGNRDSSQARALLSDAEIARLEQLNSAEYSAVMRLATLDQRYDRAREIYRQTEIRPLVDKALAGLGRDMRAAFDASSAAMRAELAAPALQPLLDVYDDFHWHDVLTYPFLEGSELQEHAQVEVFRISPADSGLNPRPDKLAGIAVGAFGGFLNRDWREHDILWGRLDGAERIVAALMSDRPEAERKAWIDELQGRILAEEYGEPAGQTRRLALLKAKLSDARIDEDAFEDTAARALGVKDAAALDLGRFGAHYKDLKPIGPRPRDIAAWGSRSMAILSRMIDDLPDDGILRILGTRGATALRAGGGLVSALTRFALPGSYRRMMADRFLLLAMLAGLLVLLLSPWLGAGAAGIGIALAGAAAWAWLVVYSFGRWLRGRKRAFALLRGLLFLAALALMVLGVVAVANYLSG, encoded by the coding sequence ATGGACGAACGGATTACGGGCGAGGTGCGGTTCGCGGTCGTGCTTTACGGCGGCGTTTCGCTGGCGATCTACATGAACGGCATCGCGCAGGAACTCTTGCGCATGGTGCGCGGCAGCTCGGCCCTGCCCGAGGACGCGCTGGACGAGGGCGAGAAGATCTATCGCCGGCTGTCGCGGGAACTGGCGCGGCCCGGCGAGGGGCGCAGGCGCTTCGTCATCGACATCATCTCGGGCACATCGGCGGGCGGCATCAACGGCGTGGCGCTGGCCAAGGCGCTGGTCGTGGGGGCAAGCAACATCGACGTGCTGCGCGACGCCTGGACGAACGAGGCCGATATCGGCAAGCTGCTCAACGACCGCAGCGGCCTTTCCGGCAAGCTGCAGCCGGTCGAGTCGCTGCTGGACGGCGGCCATATGTTCAAGATGCTGCACGACACGCTTGGCCGGCTGACCGGCGACGGCAAGGCGCTGACCGAGTCGATGGACCTGTTCGTCACCGCCACCGACCTGCAGGGGCGCTATGCGCCGATCCACCTGACCGGGGCGCGGCTGGATGAACGGGTGCATCGCAGCGTGTTCCACTTTGCCTTTGACGGTTCGGACAAGGAGGTGCGGCGCAACGATTTCGCCCCCGGCAACGAGGCCATGCTGGCCTTTGCCGCGCGCTGCACCTCGTCCTTTCCGGTGGCCTTTCCGCCGATGCGCTATGCGGACATGCCGGCCTCGGCGCAGGACCCGGGGCATCGGCGCTTCTTCGGCCATGATCCGGATTATTCCGGCCGGCTGTTCGCCGATGGCGGCTATCTGGACAACCGGCCCTTCAGCCATGCGATCGAGCTGATCCCCTTTCGGCCGACCACCCTGCCGGGCGCGCGCAAGCTGCTGTTCATCGACCCCTTTCCCGATGCCGGGCCGCAGCCCGACCGGCCGTCCGGACGGGTGGATTTCCTGCAGAACGCCCGGCTGGCGCTGACCGGCCTGCCGCGCTACGAGGTGATCCGCGACGATATCCGCGCCGTCGCCCGCATGAACCGGCGGCTGGAACGGCTGGGCACGCTGCAGGCGCGCTGGCGCCGGGATCAGGAACGGGTCGAGGCCGCCGGACGGGTGATGTGCCAGAAGCGCAAGCCGGACGATCTGGACCAGATGGATCTGGCCGACCTGATGACCGGCGAGCATGAATATCCGCAGAACTATCCGCTCTATCACCACCTGCGGGTCTATGGCACGACCGACAGGCTGACGGAAATCGTGGCAGGGCTGGCGGGCCACGAGCCGGAATCGGACGTGGCGCTGTATCTGCGCCAGATCCTGCGCGCCTGGCGCGACGCGAATTTCAGCGCCTATCGCGACGGGTCGCGCGAGACCGAGAACGCCTTCCTGTCGCGCCACGACCTGGATTTCCGGCTGCGCCGCCTGATCCATCTGCGCGCCCATGTCGACGAGGCGCTGGACCGGCGCAAGCGCATCGAGGGCGACGAGGTCGCCCGCGGCATGCCGCCCGCGCAGCTGGTGCGGCTGCGCGAAAAGATCGAGGCGGAGCTGGCCGAGCTGCGCCGGCTGGGCAATCGCGACAGCAGCCAGGCGCGGGCGCTGCTGAGCGATGCCGAGATCGCGCGGCTGGAGCAGCTGAACTCGGCCGAATACAGCGCGGTGATGCGGCTCGCCACCCTGGACCAGCGTTACGACAGGGCGCGCGAGATCTATCGCCAGACCGAGATCAGGCCGCTGGTGGACAAGGCGCTGGCCGGGCTGGGCCGGGACATGCGCGCGGCCTTCGACGCCAGCAGCGCCGCCATGCGCGCCGAACTGGCCGCGCCCGCGCTGCAGCCGCTTCTGGATGTCTATGACGATTTCCACTGGCACGACGTCTTGACCTATCCCTTCCTCGAAGGCTCGGAGCTGCAGGAGCACGCGCAGGTCGAGGTGTTCCGCATCAGCCCCGCCGACAGCGGGCTGAACCCGCGCCCCGACAAGCTGGCGGGGATCGCGGTCGGCGCCTTCGGCGGCTTCCTGAACCGCGACTGGCGCGAGCATGACATCCTCTGGGGCCGCCTCGACGGCGCCGAGCGCATCGTCGCCGCGCTGATGTCCGACCGTCCCGAGGCCGAGCGCAAGGCCTGGATCGACGAATTGCAGGGCCGGATCCTGGCCGAGGAATATGGCGAGCCCGCCGGGCAGACGCGTCGTCTGGCGCTGCTGAAGGCCAAGCTGAGCGATGCCCGGATCGACGAGGACGCCTTCGAGGACACCGCCGCCCGGGCGCTGGGGGTCAAGGATGCCGCCGCGCTGGATCTCGGCCGCTTCGGGGCGCATTACAAGGACCTCAAGCCCATCGGCCCGCGCCCGCGCGACATTGCCGCCTGGGGCAGCCGCAGCATGGCGATCCTGTCGCGCATGATCGACGATCTGCCCGATGACGGCATCCTGCGCATCCTGGGCACGCGGGGGGCGACGGCGCTGCGGGCCGGGGGCGGGCTGGTCTCGGCCCTGACGCGCTTCGCCTTGCCGGGCAGCTACCGGCGCATGATGGCCGACCGCTTCCTGCTTCTCGCCATGCTGGCCGGCCTGCTGGTGCTGCTGCTCTCGCCCTGGCTGGGCGCAGGCGCGGCCGGGATCGGCATCGCGCTGGCCGGTGCTGCAGCCTGGGCCTGGCTGGTGGTCTACAGTTTCGGGCGCTGGCTGCGCGGCCGCAAGCGGGCCTTTGCGCTGCTGCGCGGCCTGCTGTTCCTTGCCGCGCTGGCGTTGATGGTCCTGGGCGTGGTCGCTGTCGCAAACTATCTGTCCGGCTGA
- a CDS encoding M14 family zinc carboxypeptidase produces the protein MDDTRLLFQARYPATLARLARELTCAQAEIWSFDDAPTRRAAEAALALRGVRAHCRSAYKPLLHAFLEEIETAGLAEARILCPRHPEAAPGRFLLEAYPLPALFPLTEFDLQEGPDSAAMPAYRLSLGYVSGMRREMTVLAPNRLHRDHAMQPALSPCGWLIRDGQGEKLLTDYETLYRDAMRAVAAAPWQKAPFFQELEISATLPVRDRALGWGDEAVSLVEALHEDLYFSLIEHFRHRLGRPPGDRGLRPGQIVPRIRQGEGHSLRIETRPWGRSAGEGGCQPLDRAREALSPQQIAAELAGLPGRPFHARSVAGRVIEGRYLPGRDRAVMISAGQHANEVSGPVGALRAAQELAGREGAHFSLCPLENPDGYALRQRLARDNPRHMLHAARYTALGDDLEYRQGPPDAERALRDQAYCLSAALLHVSLHGYPAHEWTRPLSGYVPRGFEGWTLPRGFFLILRHHPGWGAAAARLAEAVIARLRQVPGLAERNAAQLALARRHGVLPEAPQGFIRILTEDRRAPVPLMLITECPDQTLLGDGFVAAHEAQRAAVIAAYEAFQQLDLGDRPLV, from the coding sequence ATGGACGACACCCGGCTGCTCTTTCAGGCGCGCTATCCCGCCACGCTGGCGCGGCTTGCGCGCGAGCTGACCTGCGCCCAGGCCGAGATCTGGAGCTTCGACGACGCGCCGACCCGCCGCGCGGCCGAGGCGGCGCTGGCGCTGCGCGGGGTGCGGGCGCATTGCCGCTCGGCCTACAAGCCGCTCTTGCACGCCTTCCTGGAAGAGATCGAGACCGCCGGCCTGGCCGAGGCGCGGATCCTCTGCCCGCGCCATCCCGAAGCCGCGCCGGGGCGCTTCCTGCTGGAAGCCTATCCGCTGCCGGCGCTGTTCCCCCTGACCGAATTCGACCTGCAGGAGGGGCCGGACAGCGCCGCCATGCCGGCCTATCGCCTGAGCCTCGGCTATGTCTCGGGCATGCGGCGCGAGATGACGGTGCTGGCGCCCAACCGCCTGCATCGCGACCACGCCATGCAGCCCGCGCTGTCGCCCTGCGGCTGGCTGATCCGGGACGGGCAGGGCGAGAAGCTGCTGACCGATTACGAGACCCTGTATCGCGACGCCATGCGCGCCGTCGCCGCCGCGCCCTGGCAGAAGGCGCCGTTCTTTCAGGAGCTGGAGATCTCGGCCACGCTGCCGGTCCGCGACCGGGCGCTGGGCTGGGGCGACGAGGCGGTGTCGCTGGTCGAGGCGCTGCACGAGGACCTGTATTTCTCGCTCATCGAGCATTTCCGGCACCGCTTGGGCCGACCCCCCGGTGATCGCGGCCTGCGTCCCGGCCAGATCGTGCCACGCATCCGCCAGGGAGAGGGGCACAGCCTGCGCATCGAGACCCGCCCTTGGGGCCGCAGCGCCGGGGAGGGCGGCTGCCAGCCGCTCGACCGGGCCCGCGAGGCGCTGTCGCCGCAGCAGATCGCCGCCGAGCTGGCGGGCTTGCCGGGCCGGCCCTTTCATGCCCGCTCGGTCGCCGGGCGGGTGATCGAGGGGCGCTACCTGCCGGGGCGCGACCGGGCGGTGATGATCTCGGCCGGGCAGCATGCCAACGAGGTCTCGGGCCCCGTGGGCGCCCTGCGCGCCGCGCAGGAGCTTGCCGGGCGCGAAGGGGCGCATTTCTCGCTTTGCCCGCTGGAGAATCCCGACGGCTATGCGCTGCGCCAGCGGCTTGCCCGCGACAATCCGCGCCACATGCTGCATGCCGCGCGCTATACGGCGCTGGGCGACGACCTGGAATATCGCCAGGGCCCGCCCGATGCCGAGCGCGCGCTGCGCGACCAGGCCTATTGCCTGTCGGCGGCGCTGCTGCATGTCAGCCTGCACGGCTATCCGGCGCATGAATGGACCCGGCCGCTCAGCGGCTATGTGCCGCGCGGCTTCGAAGGCTGGACCCTGCCGCGCGGCTTCTTCCTGATCCTGCGCCATCATCCCGGCTGGGGCGCCGCCGCCGCGCGGCTGGCCGAGGCGGTGATCGCCCGGCTGCGCCAGGTGCCGGGCCTGGCCGAACGCAACGCCGCGCAGCTGGCGCTGGCGCGGCGGCATGGCGTGCTGCCGGAGGCGCCGCAGGGCTTCATCCGCATCCTGACCGAGGACCGGCGGGCGCCCGTGCCGCTGATGCTGATCACCGAATGCCCGGACCAGACGCTGCTGGGCGACGGCTTCGTCGCCGCGCACGAGGCGCAGCGCGCCGCCGTGATCGCCGCCTATGAAGCGTTCCAGCAGCTGGATCTGGGCGACCGCCCGCTCGTCTGA
- a CDS encoding iron-containing alcohol dehydrogenase, translating into MSGFSFALPGRVIFGRGQAQNAPAMIRVHGSRGVLVHGANPARAGWLLDGLREAGAEVLAVACGAEPSLPMLEAALVQAKGFGADWVAALGGGAALDLGKALAALIPAPGGIMDHLEVVGRGLPLAAPPLPYVALPTTAGTGAEATRNAVIGLPEHGRKVSIRDERMLPRLAIVDPALTDHCPRAVTLASGLDALAQVIEPYVSVHATPFTDALTRPAIGPGLRALLRLMLAEDAQARDRMAWVSLSGGIALANGGLGAVHGLAGVIGGVTPAAHGAVCGALLGPVLEMNRAHAPEPARIREVCAEIAAVLGCDEAAAPQALACWAREAGLPGLQAQGLDPARHEAVAEASLASSSMKGNPFPATVAQLCEVLRKAG; encoded by the coding sequence ATGAGCGGGTTTTCCTTTGCCCTGCCGGGCCGGGTGATCTTCGGCCGCGGCCAGGCGCAGAACGCCCCGGCGATGATCCGGGTCCATGGATCGCGCGGCGTGCTGGTGCATGGCGCGAATCCGGCCCGCGCCGGCTGGTTGCTCGACGGGCTGCGCGAGGCGGGGGCCGAGGTGCTGGCCGTCGCCTGCGGGGCCGAGCCGAGCTTGCCGATGCTGGAGGCGGCGCTGGTGCAGGCCAAGGGCTTCGGCGCCGATTGGGTGGCGGCGCTTGGCGGCGGCGCGGCGCTGGATCTGGGCAAGGCCCTGGCGGCGCTGATCCCGGCGCCGGGCGGGATCATGGACCATCTGGAGGTCGTCGGCCGCGGCCTGCCGCTGGCCGCGCCGCCCCTGCCCTATGTCGCTTTGCCGACCACCGCCGGCACCGGGGCCGAGGCGACGCGGAACGCGGTGATCGGCCTGCCCGAGCATGGCCGCAAGGTCTCGATCCGCGACGAAAGGATGCTGCCGCGGCTTGCCATCGTCGACCCGGCGCTGACCGACCATTGCCCGCGCGCGGTGACGCTGGCATCGGGTCTCGACGCGCTGGCGCAGGTGATCGAGCCCTATGTCTCGGTCCACGCCACGCCCTTCACCGATGCGTTGACCCGTCCGGCCATCGGGCCGGGATTGCGCGCGCTGCTGCGGCTGATGCTGGCCGAGGATGCGCAGGCGCGCGACCGCATGGCCTGGGTCAGCCTGTCGGGCGGCATCGCCCTGGCCAATGGCGGGCTTGGCGCGGTGCATGGGCTGGCCGGTGTGATCGGCGGCGTGACGCCCGCCGCCCATGGCGCGGTCTGCGGCGCGCTGCTGGGCCCGGTGCTGGAGATGAACCGCGCCCATGCCCCCGAACCCGCCCGCATCCGCGAGGTCTGCGCCGAGATCGCTGCCGTGCTGGGCTGCGACGAGGCCGCGGCGCCGCAGGCCCTGGCCTGCTGGGCGCGCGAGGCCGGCCTGCCGGGCCTGCAAGCGCAGGGCCTGGACCCGGCGCGGCACGAGGCAGTGGCCGAGGCGTCGCTGGCCAGTTCCTCGATGAAGGGCAATCCCTTCCCGGCCACGGTCGCGCAGCTTTGCGAGGTCCTGCGCAAGGCAGGCTGA
- a CDS encoding helix-turn-helix domain-containing protein gives MMTSAQMRAARALLGIDQKRLAELSGLSVPTIQRMEASDGNVRGVVESLTRVVEALEAAGIELIGEGAASPSGGRGVRLKSGPQT, from the coding sequence ATGATGACCTCGGCCCAGATGCGTGCGGCGCGTGCCCTGCTTGGCATCGACCAGAAGCGCCTGGCCGAGCTCTCGGGCCTGTCGGTCCCGACCATCCAGCGCATGGAGGCCAGCGACGGCAATGTGCGCGGCGTGGTCGAAAGCCTGACCCGCGTGGTCGAGGCGCTGGAGGCCGCCGGGATCGAGCTGATCGGCGAGGGCGCCGCCAGCCCCTCGGGCGGGCGCGGCGTGCGGCTGAAATCCGGTCCGCAGACGTAA